In Bradyrhizobium sp. 200, the sequence CAAAACACGCAGCCGATCATCAACGCTTTCTTAACGCTAAGTGCCGTTACTAAGTGGTGAAGAGCCGAACCGGGTTGGGGACGGCCGAGGCCCTCTTTCGCGCTCGAAATGCCATGGCAACCCAGCAAATTCCGTCTGGAAATGAGCGGGCGCGAGGCCGGGCCGGAAACGGCGCCGAGTCGCGGCTTTTTGGCCGGAAAAGCCCGGCGAAGCGCAGAGATTTGAGGCGCAATGGGCCCGTTCGTGTCCAGTTTCCAATTCACAGGCTGGTATGCGCCAGGGGACGGCGCATGAGCCCGGCTGCGCCGCGCCACGTCTCCGTTCTTGGCCGCGAGGCGGTCGAGATGCTCGCCCCTCGGGACGGCGGCATCTATGTCGACGCAACCTTTGGCGCCGGCGGCTACAGCCGCGCAATCCTCGGTATCGCGGGAACCCGGGTTATCGGCATCGACCGCGACCGGTCGGCCATTACCGGCGGGTTCGATCTGGTCGACCAATCGGCCGGCCGGCTGACCCTGGTCGAGGACCGATTCGCCAACCTCGCGGACATCTGCGCGGCGCAAGGTGCGCCGGCGGTGGACGGCGTCGTGATGGACGTCGGCGTTTCCTCGATGCAACTCGATCAGGCCGAGCGCGGTTTCTCGTTCCGGCTCGGCGGCCCGCTCGACATGCGGATGGGCCATGACGGGCCGACCGCGGCGGACGTCGTGGCGAAGGCCTCCGAGGCCGATCTCGCCAACATCATCTATATTTTCGGCGAAGAGCGCCATTCCCGCGCCGTCGCGCGCGCCATCGTGGCGGCGCGCAAGGAAGCGCCGATCACGACCACGCAGGCGCTGGCCGATATCGTCGGCAAGGTGGTGCGCAGCAAGCCGAACGAAATTCATCCGGCGACGCGCACGTTCCAGGGCCTGCGAATCTTCGTCAACGCGGAACTCGACGAACTGCACCTGGCGCTGGCGGCAGCCGAGCGCGTGCTGAAGCCGGGCGGGCGGCTGGTGGTGGTGTCGTTTCATTCGCTGGAAGACCGCATCGTCAAGGATTTCTTCAACGCCCGCGGCAAGTCCGGCGGCGGTTCGCGGCACTTGCCCGAGGTGGCTCAGGCCGCGCCGAGTTTCCAGATATTGACCAAGCGTCCCGTCACCCCCGGCGAAGCCGAAGTGGCTGCCAATCCGCGTGCGCGTTCCGCAAAACTGCGCGCGGCCGAGCGCACGATGGCGCCGGCGCATGCGGCCGGCCGCCTGCCGGCCTGGCCTGTGCTTGCCGACGTGATGAGGGGAGGCTGATCATGCGGATCATCCACTTCCTCGTCATCGGCGTGCTGGTGTTCGCGGCGGCTTACGTCTACCGGATCAAGATGGAATCGACCTCGCGCGTCGAGCGCGTGCTGCGGCTGAATGCCGAGATCCGCGAGCAGCGCGATGCCATCGCAGCGCTGCGCGCGGAATGGGCCAAGCTCGATGCGCCGCTGCGGTTGCAGGGGCTCGCCGAGCGTCATCTCGCCCTGAAGCCGCTCAACGCCACGCAATACGATCAGTTGAAGAACCTGCCGGAACGGCCGCCGGCCTTTGCAAGGCCCGGTGCACCCGATCCGATCGGCGCGATGATCAATACCATCGAGGCGGCCGCCGAAGCACCGCCCACAACCGGGTCTGTGCCCGCACCGGGAGATCGGCAATGACCGGCCGGGCGCTCACCAGCATCAAGCGGCCCGCGGAGCCGTGGCGGCAGCGGCTGATCCGCAGCCTGCTCTACGGGCGCAACGTCGATCGCGCCGTCAAAGCCCGGGCCCGGGTCGGATTGGCGATCCTGCTGTTCGCGGCGATCTATGCGGTGCTGGCCGGACGTCTGGTGATGTTCGCGGTCGGCGCCGACAGCCACGGCGCGCGCCGCGCCGGCTCGCAGGACGCGATTGCGACCGCGCGGCCCGATATCGTCGACCGCAATGGCGAGGTGCTGGCGACCGACGTCAAGGCGCCGAGCCTGTTCGGCGAACCCAGGCGCATCATCGACAAGGACGAGGCGATCGAACTCCTGACCGCGGCACTGCCGGACCTCGACGAAGCGGAGGCGCGCACGCGCCTGTCGTCGCGCAAGGGCTTTGTCTGGCTGAAGCGCGAGATCACGCCAAAGCAGCAGCATGACATCCACAAGCTCGGCATTCCCGGCATCGGCTTCCTGCGCGAGAACAAGCGGGTCTATCCGACCGGCGCCGCGGTCGCGCATCTGATCGGGCTCGTCAACATCGACAACCAGGGCATCGCCGGGATGGAGAAGTGGCTGGACAATAACGGTCTGGCCGATCTGCACCGCGCCGGCTTTGCCACCGATCGCCTGCAGCGCCCGGTGGAACTGTCGATCGACCTGCGCGTCGAACATGCGCTGCGCGACGAATTGCTGAAGGCGAAAGAGAAGTACAAGGCCAAGGCAGCTTCCGGCCTCGTCTCCAATGTCAGGACCGGCGAGATCGTAGCCCTGGTGTCGCTGCCGGATTTCGATCCCAACAATCCGAAGGAGGCGCACGATCCCGAGCGCATCAACCGCCTGACCACGGGCGTGTTCGAAATGGGCTCGACCTTCAAGGCGCTGACGCTGGCGATGGCGCTGGATTCCGGCAAGGCCAACCTCAACACGCTCTATGACGGGCGCGGGACGCTGAAGTTCGGCAAGTTCACCATTCACGACACCCATCCGGTCGGCCGCGCGATCACGCTGTCGGAAGTGTTTACGTTCTCCTCGAACGTCGGCGCGGCCAAGATCGCGCTGGCGCAGGGCGTCGACGCACACAAGGCCTTCCTGAAGAAGCTCGGCCAGATGGACCGCCTGCGCACCGAACTGCCTGAAAGCGCCTCGCCGATCGTGCCGAAGCGCTGGAGCGAACTCAACACCATTACGATCTCGTTCGGCCACGGCATCGCGGTGGCGCCGCTGCAGGCGGTGATGGGCATCAACGCCTGCATCAATGGCGGTCTCCTGATCCCGCCGACCTTCCTCAAGCGCTCGGAAGAGGAAGCGCGGGCCATGGCCAAGAGGGTGCTCAGGCCGGAAACCTCCGACAAGATGCGCTATCTGATGCGGCTGAACGCGGAAATTGGAACCGCCAAAAAGGCCGACGTGAAGGGCTACTACATCGGCGGCAAGACCGGCACCTCGGAAAAGGTCGTCAACGGGCGCTATTCCAAGAAGCAGGTGCTCAACTCCTTCACCGCGATCATTCCAGCCGACAACCCGCAGTATCAGTTGCTGGTGATGCTGGATGAGCCGAAAGCGCTGCCGGAAACCCACGGCTTCATCACCTCGGGCTGGAACGCGGTGCCGACCGGCGGCAAGGTGATTGCCCGTATAGGCCCGCTTCTGGGCATCGAACCGCGCTTCGATCTGCCGCCGTCCGACCGCCTTATTCTTGCGGCATCGAGGACAACCCAGTAAGGCGTAATATCACGCGCGCCTCGCTGCGCCGGCCGGACTGGAGCAAGATGAAACTTCGCGACCTCTTCAGCGATGAAGCTGCGATCGAGCCGCAGGCGGAAGCTGTCGATGTGAAAGGCCTTAGCGTCGACAGCCGCGCGGTGAAGCCGGGCGACCTGTTCTTTGCGCTCGCCGGCAGCAAGACCGACGGCTCGCGCTTCGTCGATTCGGCGATACAGGCGGGTGCGGTCGCGGTAGCCGGTGACCATGCGCCGGCCGGCGGCCTCCGCGTGCCGTTCATCGTCACGCCAAATCCGCGCCGCGCGCTGGCGCTGGCGGCGGCGAGATTCTATCCGCGTCAGCCCGCGACAACAGCGGCGGTGACCGGGACCAGCGGCAAGACGTCAGTGGCCGCGTTTACGCGCCAGATCTGGGAACGACTCGGCCATGCCGCCGCCAGCATCGGCACCATCGGCCTCGTTTCGCCGAAGCGCACGGTGTACGGCTCGCTGACGACGCCGGACCCGATCGCGCTGCACAGGCAGCTCGACGAAATCACGGGTGACGGCGTCACGCATCTGGCTTTTGAGGCGTCCTCGCATGGGCTCGACCAGTTCAGGCTCGACGGCGTACGCATCGCCGCCGGCGGCTTCACCAATCTCACCCGCGACCACATGGACTATCATCCCGACGTCGGGCATTACCTCGCTGCCAAGCTGCGGCTGTTCCGCGATCTCGTTGCACCCGACGGCGCGGCGGTGATCTCGGCCGATCATGATTGCTCACCGGAAGTGATCGACGCGGCGAGGTCACGATCCCTGCGGATTATCGCCGTCGGCCGCAACGCGGATGGCACCGGTGAAGGCATCCGCCTTGTTGGTGCTGCGGTCGAAGGATATGCGCAGAATCTTGCACTGGTACATCGCGGGCGCAGTTACACCGTCAAGCTGCCGCTGGTCGGCGAATTCCAGATCGAGAACGCGCTGGTCGCCGCCGGGCTCGCGATCGGGACCGGCAGCGAGCCGGGTGCTGTGCTGGCTGCGCTCGAACATCTCGAGGGCGCCAAGGGGCGGCTGGAGCGGGTCGGCGAACACAATGGCGCGCCGATCTTTGTCGATTACGCGCACAAGCCGGATGCGCTGGCGAAGGCGCTGCAGGCGCTGCGACCTTACGCGAAGCGCAAGCTCGTCGTCGTCTTCGGGGCCGGCGGCGACCGCGACGCCGGCAAGCGCCCGATCATGGGCGCGATCGCAGCCGAGAATGCCGATCATGTCATCGTCACCGACGACAATCCGCGCAGCGAAGATCCCGAAACGATCCGCGCCGCCATTCTGGCGTCGGCGAAGGGCGCAAGCGACATCGGCGATCGCACCGAGGCGATCAGGGCAGGGATAGCGGCGCTGCAGCCCGGCGATGCGCTGCTGATCGCCGGCAAGGGGCACGAGACCGGCCAGATCGTCGGCGACAAGGTGTTGCCGTTCAGCGATCACGAGGCGGTGGCGGCCGCGCTGGCAACGAGGGTGGCATGAGCACGACGCCGTTGTGGACGATTGCCGAAGTCGCGCGAGCGCTCGGGCTATCCGGCGACTATCCGGATACGCCGATTGATTTCATCACGCAGGATAGCCGCCTGGTGAAACCGGGCTGCCTGTTCGTGGCGCTGAGCGGCACGCCCAGCGGCGGCTTCATCTCCAGCTTCGCCAGCGCGCGCGACGGCTGGGATTTTGCCGACAAGGCGCAAGCCGCCGGCGCCGTCGCGATGATCGTTCCGCACCGGATCGACGGCGTGAGCGTTCCGCAGTTGATCGTCAAGGACACGCTGATGGATGGCCTGTGGCGGCTTGCGCGCGCTGCGCGGGCGCGGTTTACCGGCCCGGTGATCGGCCTGACCGGCAGCGCCGGCAAGACCAGCACCAAGGAATTTCTCGCCGCGTATCCGAACGCCTATGCCAGCCCGAGCAGTTTCAACAATTTCTGGGGTGTGCCGCTGACGCTGTGCAATGCCAGCCCAAAGGCGAGCGTGTGGGTCGTCGAAATGGGCATGAACCAGGCCGGCGAGATTGCACGGCTCAGTGAATTGACGAAGCCGACGGTCGCGCTGGTCGTGAACGTGCAACCGGTCCATCTGGAAAAGCTCGGCAGCCTGGAGGCGATCCGGCGCGAGAAGGTGAGCATCGCGCAAGGCTTACTAAGACAAGGTCTGCCAAAGGGCGGCGTGCTGGTGCTGCCTCATGATGTCGAGGCGCCGGAATGGAACGGCAAGGTCGTTCGCTTCGGCGAAGCGTCAGAGGTGCGGGAACTGGAGCATGCGGCCGGGGGCGAAAGCTGGAACGTCGCCGCTGATGTGAACGGCAGGCCAATCGAATTCGGCCTGACGCCCGGCGCGCCGCATCGGCTGCAGAATGCATTGGCGGCGCTCGCGTCCATCCATGCCGCCGGCCTCGATCCCGCGGCGCTGGCAAAAGAGCTCAACCATGTCGGCATCATGACCGGCCGCGGTGTGGAGCAGGCGGCCCACGGCGTCACAGTGATCGACGACAGCTTTAACGGCAACCCGGCCAGCATGGTGGCCGCGCTTGGCAGCCTGAAGGCGCGGCCGGTGAAGGCCGGCCGGCGCATCGCCATTCTCGGCGACATGCTGGAATTGGGCACTGACGCGTCCGCCTATCACGAGAAGCTCGCTGGCGACCTGCCGGGCATCGACGGCGTCTACTGCGTCGGCCCGCTGATGCGCCATCTGTACGATCTCGTGCCGGCGGAGCGGGCGCTTGGCTGGCACGAAGACCCCGTCACGCTCGATCCCCGGGAAATCGCCGCATTGCTGCGGGACGGGGACGTGGTGGTCGTCAAGGGCAGCAAAAAGATGTTCTGGGTGAACAAGTTTGTGCCGAGGCTGCTGGCCGCCCTGCAGGCAAAGGCGTAAACTGGCCGCATTTCGCGGCCCCGTTGTCGCCGCGAGGCGCGATTCGTCAATACCCCATACATGCCATGCGTGACCAAGATTTGCTTGGTTTGAGGATGAAAACGATTATCAAGGCGTTCCCGGAACGAACGCGTTCCCGGAGAGCGCTCCCGCCAAAGACGGCGCAACCAAGCCGCGTGATAGGGCCTACCTGAATGTTTTACTGGCTGATCGAGCTTTCCAACACCGTCCCGGGTTTTGGCATCTTCCGCGGCTTCTTCAACGTGTTTCGCTACATCACCTTCCGCACCGGCGGGGCGATGGTGACCGGCGCGCTGTTCGTGTTCCTGTTCGGGCCCTGGATCATCGATCATCTGCGGCTCCGGCAGGGCAAGGGCCAGCCGATCCGCACCGACGGCCCGCAATCGCATCTGATCTCCAAGAAGGGCACGCCGACGATGGGCGGGCTGATGATCCTCTCGGGCCTCGTGGTCTCGACGCTGCTGTGGGCCAATCCGCTCAACCCCTATGTCTGGATCGTGCTGGCGGTGACGCTCGGCTTCGGCTTCGTCGGTTTCTACGACGACTATCTGAAGGTGACGAAACAGAGCCATAGCGGTTTCGCCGGCAAGCTGCGGCTGTTGATCGAAGCGGTGATTGCGATCGCGGCCTGCTACGCGCTGGTGCGGCTTGGCCGTGATGCGACATCGACATCGCTTGCGATCCCCTTCCTGAAGGACGTGGTGATCAATTTCGGCTGGTTTTTCGTGATCTTCGGCGCATTCGTCATCGTCGGCGCCGGTAACGCGGTGAACCTGACCGATGGTCTCGACGGGCTTGCGATCGTGCCGGTCATGATCGCCGCCGCCAGCTTCGGCATGATCTCGTATTTGACCGGCAACGCGGTCTTCTCCGACTACCTGCAGATCAGGTACGTCGCCGGCACTGGCGAGCTCGCGGTGCTGTGCGGCGCAGTGCTCGGCGCCGGCCTCGGGTTCCTCTGGTTCAACGCACCGCCGGCCTCGATCTTCATGGGCGATACTGGCTCGCTCGCGCTCGGCGGCATGCTCGGTGCGACGGCCGTGGCGGTCAAGCATGAGATCGTGCTGGCCGTGATCGGCGGATTGTTCGTGCTCGAAGCCGTCTCCGTGATCGTGCAGGTGACCTCGTTCAAGCTGACCGGCAAGCGTGTATTCCGGATGGCGCCGCTGCATCATCATTTCGAGCAGAAGGGCTGGACCGAGCCGCAGATCGTGATCCGGTTCTGGATCATCTCGGTAATGCTGGCGCTCGCCGGTCTCTCCACGCTGAAGCTGCGGTGAGCCGCGCGCGATGATCCCCATCACTTCATTCGCGGGCAAGACGGTCGCCGTCTTCGGCCTCGGCGGTTCGGGCCTTGCGAGCTGCCACGCGCTGAAGGCCGGCGGCGCGGAGGTGATCGCGGGCGACGACAGTGCCGACAATATCGCCAAGGCGGCCCAGGCCGGCTTCACCACCGCCGATCTGCGCACGGTGTCGTGGTCGAATTTTGCGGCGCTGATTTTGACGCCCGGCGCGCCGCTCACCCATCCGGCGCCGCATTGGTCCGTGCTGATGGCGCGCCAGGCCGGCGTCGAGGTGATCGGCGACATCGAATTGTTCTGCAGGGAACGCCGTCGCCATGCGCCGGATGCGCCGTTCGTTGCGATCACCGGCACCAACGGCAAGTCGACCACAACAGCGCTGATCGCGCATCTGATTGATGTCGCCGGTTACGACACCCAGATGGGCGGCAATATCGGCACTGCGATCCTGTCGCTGGAGCCGCCGCGGATAGGACGCGTGCATGTGGTCGAAATGTCGTCCTACCAGATCGACCTTGCGCCGTCGCTAGATCCTTCCGTCGGCATTCTGCTCAACGTCAGCGAGGACCATATCGATCGCCACGGCACGCTGGAGCATTACGCCGCCGTGAAGGCGCGGCTGGTTGCCGGCGTGCAGCCGCAGGGCACCTCCATCGTCGGCGTCGATGACGGGTGGTGCCGCAACATCGCCGACCGGCTCGACCAGGCCGGCAAGCGCGTGGTGCGGATCTCCGTGAAGAACCCGCTGCCCGACGGCATCTATGTCGAACGCGAAACCGTCGTGCAGGCTTCCGGCGGCGCGCGCAATGAGGTCGCAAGATTGGGGGGCATCGGCTCGCTGCGCGGCCTGCATAACGCGCAGAATGCGGCATGCGCGTCGGCCTGCGCACTGGCGATGGGCATCTCCACAGATACCTTGCAAAACGGCCTGCGCAGCTTTCCCGGCCTCGCGCACCGCATGGAGCAGGTTGGCCGCCGCGGCAACGTGCTGTTCGTCAACGACTCCAAGGGTACCAATGCCGACGCCGCCGCGCATGCGCTGTCGTCGTTCGCCGATATCTTCTGGATCGCCGGTGGCAAGCCGAAGCAGGGTGGCATCACGGGTCTAACCGAATACTTTCCGCGTATCCGCAAAGCCTATCTGATTGGCGAGGCCGCGCAGGAGTTTTCCGGCACCCTCGGCGAGCGTGTGCCGCACGAGATTTCGGAGACGCTCGATGTCGCGGTCGCCAGCGCTGCGCGCGACGCAGAGGCGTCCGGGCTCGCCGATCCCGTGGTACTGCTATCACCCGCATGCGCCTCGTTCGACCAGTACCGCAACTTCGAAATCCGCGGCGCCAAGTTTCGCGATCTGGTGACGGCGCTACCGGGTGTGAAGCCGGTGGTTTGATTGTGATGGGTGGAGCTATCCTACACGCGCTGGCCTAATTTGGCTGCTCATGCTAGGCTAATTGCCATGGAAACTTCATTGGCCAGTGGCCTCCCCAAGGGATTTTTGTCTGAACTGGAGAAGAAGTTTTTCTGGTGGGAGCCTGTCGGTTCGCAGCCCCGGTCGGACACCAGAATCCTGGCCCAGGCGATGAGCATGGCGGGTTTCGAGGAGGTGCGGCGGCTGGAGCAAATGCTTGGCTATGATCGGCTTGTCGAGACGATGCTTCGTGCCGAGCCGGGATGGATTGACGAGCGCTCATGGGAGTTTTGGCGTGGCCGCCTGATGCGGGCTACCGGTCGTTCGATACCCGATGCAGCTCCGGTAAGATGGTTCCATGTCGGGTCCGTTTGACCCCCGGATCGAAATCCTTCCACCGGCGCAGAAAGAGATCTGGCCACAGCTTACTGCTCATGCTTCCTCACGCGCCCATGTTCGTTTCGCGGCTGCAGTCCTTTCGGCGACCTTCGCGCTTCATGCCGCCGCAGGCGCGGCTTCGGCGGCGTCCGACGGCGTGTCTCTCAGCGAGTCGACGATTTCGTGGAGCACCGTGACGTACGCGACCTCTGCGGAGAACGGATTTGTCAACGGGTCGCTCGACAAGAAGACCATCGTCGATCGCACGTTCAAGACTCACGTGCTCGAGAATCGTTACCTGAGGGTAACGCTCGTGCCCGAATTCGGTGGGCGCATTCTTTCCATCATCTACAAGCCGACCGACCACGAACAGCTCTATCGCACGGAGGTAGGCGTGCCTTACGGGATGAAAGCCGGCAACTTTTATTACGACTGGCTGATGGTGTATGGCGGCATCTTCCCCACCTTCCCGGATCCCGAGCATGGCAGGGCGTGGCTGAAGCCGTGGGATTTCAAGGTGGTGAAAGAGAGCGCCGGCGAAGTGACGGTGTCGATGTCGATCAAGGATGATGTCGCATATTCCGCAGCGCCAGCGCAGTTCTTCAAGGGGCCGACGGGCATCGAAGCAACTTACTATGTCACGCTGAAAGCCGATCGCGCTGCGCTCGATGCGCGCGTGGTGCTGAAAAATCCGACCGACAAGAGGGTCGACTACGAGTACTGGACGTGCACGACGCTGGCGCCGGGTTCGGACCCGAACAATCCCAAGACGACCGGCGGCGCCGAAATCGTCGCGCCGATCCAGGCCTACAGCACGCCCCGCTGGTCCGCCAATATTTCCGACGGTGACGAGAGCGCAGGCGCGGGCAGGAGCCGCTTCGAAAAACTGCGCTACTTCAGGAACTGGCCGACGATGGGCATCGCGTATGCGGCGCCCGATATGCAGGGCGGGAACTTTTGGGGTGTGATCAACCACGATAACGAAGAGGGGATCATCCGCATCGCTGACAATACGGTCACGCGGGGCCTGAAGATGTGGACGTGGGGGTTTCCGTCGTTCACGAACGAAATCGACGCGCGCAAGGACCCGAACGAAGCGCGGCCTTACGTCGAATTATGGGCG encodes:
- a CDS encoding penicillin-binding protein 2; translation: MTGRALTSIKRPAEPWRQRLIRSLLYGRNVDRAVKARARVGLAILLFAAIYAVLAGRLVMFAVGADSHGARRAGSQDAIATARPDIVDRNGEVLATDVKAPSLFGEPRRIIDKDEAIELLTAALPDLDEAEARTRLSSRKGFVWLKREITPKQQHDIHKLGIPGIGFLRENKRVYPTGAAVAHLIGLVNIDNQGIAGMEKWLDNNGLADLHRAGFATDRLQRPVELSIDLRVEHALRDELLKAKEKYKAKAASGLVSNVRTGEIVALVSLPDFDPNNPKEAHDPERINRLTTGVFEMGSTFKALTLAMALDSGKANLNTLYDGRGTLKFGKFTIHDTHPVGRAITLSEVFTFSSNVGAAKIALAQGVDAHKAFLKKLGQMDRLRTELPESASPIVPKRWSELNTITISFGHGIAVAPLQAVMGINACINGGLLIPPTFLKRSEEEARAMAKRVLRPETSDKMRYLMRLNAEIGTAKKADVKGYYIGGKTGTSEKVVNGRYSKKQVLNSFTAIIPADNPQYQLLVMLDEPKALPETHGFITSGWNAVPTGGKVIARIGPLLGIEPRFDLPPSDRLILAASRTTQ
- a CDS encoding UDP-N-acetylmuramoyl-L-alanyl-D-glutamate--2,6-diaminopimelate ligase, which translates into the protein MKLRDLFSDEAAIEPQAEAVDVKGLSVDSRAVKPGDLFFALAGSKTDGSRFVDSAIQAGAVAVAGDHAPAGGLRVPFIVTPNPRRALALAAARFYPRQPATTAAVTGTSGKTSVAAFTRQIWERLGHAAASIGTIGLVSPKRTVYGSLTTPDPIALHRQLDEITGDGVTHLAFEASSHGLDQFRLDGVRIAAGGFTNLTRDHMDYHPDVGHYLAAKLRLFRDLVAPDGAAVISADHDCSPEVIDAARSRSLRIIAVGRNADGTGEGIRLVGAAVEGYAQNLALVHRGRSYTVKLPLVGEFQIENALVAAGLAIGTGSEPGAVLAALEHLEGAKGRLERVGEHNGAPIFVDYAHKPDALAKALQALRPYAKRKLVVVFGAGGDRDAGKRPIMGAIAAENADHVIVTDDNPRSEDPETIRAAILASAKGASDIGDRTEAIRAGIAALQPGDALLIAGKGHETGQIVGDKVLPFSDHEAVAAALATRVA
- the murD gene encoding UDP-N-acetylmuramoyl-L-alanine--D-glutamate ligase, with the translated sequence MIPITSFAGKTVAVFGLGGSGLASCHALKAGGAEVIAGDDSADNIAKAAQAGFTTADLRTVSWSNFAALILTPGAPLTHPAPHWSVLMARQAGVEVIGDIELFCRERRRHAPDAPFVAITGTNGKSTTTALIAHLIDVAGYDTQMGGNIGTAILSLEPPRIGRVHVVEMSSYQIDLAPSLDPSVGILLNVSEDHIDRHGTLEHYAAVKARLVAGVQPQGTSIVGVDDGWCRNIADRLDQAGKRVVRISVKNPLPDGIYVERETVVQASGGARNEVARLGGIGSLRGLHNAQNAACASACALAMGISTDTLQNGLRSFPGLAHRMEQVGRRGNVLFVNDSKGTNADAAAHALSSFADIFWIAGGKPKQGGITGLTEYFPRIRKAYLIGEAAQEFSGTLGERVPHEISETLDVAVASAARDAEASGLADPVVLLSPACASFDQYRNFEIRGAKFRDLVTALPGVKPVV
- the murF gene encoding UDP-N-acetylmuramoyl-tripeptide--D-alanyl-D-alanine ligase produces the protein MSTTPLWTIAEVARALGLSGDYPDTPIDFITQDSRLVKPGCLFVALSGTPSGGFISSFASARDGWDFADKAQAAGAVAMIVPHRIDGVSVPQLIVKDTLMDGLWRLARAARARFTGPVIGLTGSAGKTSTKEFLAAYPNAYASPSSFNNFWGVPLTLCNASPKASVWVVEMGMNQAGEIARLSELTKPTVALVVNVQPVHLEKLGSLEAIRREKVSIAQGLLRQGLPKGGVLVLPHDVEAPEWNGKVVRFGEASEVRELEHAAGGESWNVAADVNGRPIEFGLTPGAPHRLQNALAALASIHAAGLDPAALAKELNHVGIMTGRGVEQAAHGVTVIDDSFNGNPASMVAALGSLKARPVKAGRRIAILGDMLELGTDASAYHEKLAGDLPGIDGVYCVGPLMRHLYDLVPAERALGWHEDPVTLDPREIAALLRDGDVVVVKGSKKMFWVNKFVPRLLAALQAKA
- the mraY gene encoding phospho-N-acetylmuramoyl-pentapeptide-transferase; translation: MFYWLIELSNTVPGFGIFRGFFNVFRYITFRTGGAMVTGALFVFLFGPWIIDHLRLRQGKGQPIRTDGPQSHLISKKGTPTMGGLMILSGLVVSTLLWANPLNPYVWIVLAVTLGFGFVGFYDDYLKVTKQSHSGFAGKLRLLIEAVIAIAACYALVRLGRDATSTSLAIPFLKDVVINFGWFFVIFGAFVIVGAGNAVNLTDGLDGLAIVPVMIAAASFGMISYLTGNAVFSDYLQIRYVAGTGELAVLCGAVLGAGLGFLWFNAPPASIFMGDTGSLALGGMLGATAVAVKHEIVLAVIGGLFVLEAVSVIVQVTSFKLTGKRVFRMAPLHHHFEQKGWTEPQIVIRFWIISVMLALAGLSTLKLR
- the rsmH gene encoding 16S rRNA (cytosine(1402)-N(4))-methyltransferase RsmH, with the translated sequence MSPAAPRHVSVLGREAVEMLAPRDGGIYVDATFGAGGYSRAILGIAGTRVIGIDRDRSAITGGFDLVDQSAGRLTLVEDRFANLADICAAQGAPAVDGVVMDVGVSSMQLDQAERGFSFRLGGPLDMRMGHDGPTAADVVAKASEADLANIIYIFGEERHSRAVARAIVAARKEAPITTTQALADIVGKVVRSKPNEIHPATRTFQGLRIFVNAELDELHLALAAAERVLKPGGRLVVVSFHSLEDRIVKDFFNARGKSGGGSRHLPEVAQAAPSFQILTKRPVTPGEAEVAANPRARSAKLRAAERTMAPAHAAGRLPAWPVLADVMRGG
- a CDS encoding DUF5107 domain-containing protein, which produces MSGPFDPRIEILPPAQKEIWPQLTAHASSRAHVRFAAAVLSATFALHAAAGAASAASDGVSLSESTISWSTVTYATSAENGFVNGSLDKKTIVDRTFKTHVLENRYLRVTLVPEFGGRILSIIYKPTDHEQLYRTEVGVPYGMKAGNFYYDWLMVYGGIFPTFPDPEHGRAWLKPWDFKVVKESAGEVTVSMSIKDDVAYSAAPAQFFKGPTGIEATYYVTLKADRAALDARVVLKNPTDKRVDYEYWTCTTLAPGSDPNNPKTTGGAEIVAPIQAYSTPRWSANISDGDESAGAGRSRFEKLRYFRNWPTMGIAYAAPDMQGGNFWGVINHDNEEGIIRIADNTVTRGLKMWTWGFPSFTNEIDARKDPNEARPYVELWAGVSDQFFHRAQLPARGEVSVTETYSPTVGMSNVTDANENILINFSAAASDVNLQFFSIEPATPLRVTLKRGDAILFNDAVKADPKNGNRIAAAIPADGSGEQVRLTITTADGKELIAAETRIK